GCTGGCGCTGATGAAGAAGCATCGCGCGCTCGAGGATACAGTCGAGCGCGCCCGTCATTACGGCGCCATGGCCCGCGACGCCCTCGGGATATTCAATGATTCTCCCTGGAAGAAGGCGCTGCTCGACGCGGTCGATTTCTGTATCGGCCGGGCGCACTGACGCCGGTTTCGTTTGTTGCGCCGCTTCGCGGCGAAGGACGTTCCAAACACGAAATCGGCTGGTTTCGGGACAGTCGGCGAAATGCCGACGACCGCCGCCCTCACAGCGCCGCCTGATCCGTTTCGCCGGTGCGGATGCGATAGGCTCGCTGGACGTCGACGACAAAGATCTTGCCGTCGCCGATCTGGCCGGTGCGCGTGGTTCGCATGATGGTTTCGACGATGGCGTCGGCCTGCTCGGCCGCAACCGCTATCTCCACTTTGAGCTTGGGGATTGTCTCGACGTAATATTCCGCGCCGCGATAAATTTCCTTGTGCCCCTTTTGCCGTCCGTAGCCCTTCACCTCGCTGACCGTCATTCCCGTGACCTGGTGCGCGGTCAGGGCCGCATGCAGCTCTTCCAGCTTGAAGGGTTTGATGATGGCAATGATCAGTTTCATGGCGCCGCTCCTAACGTAACGCCAAGGTTATGCCTGCATTCTCGCCGCCGGATATTTGTTGATCCTGCTCTCAAATATATGAAAACGCAATTTTTTTGGCATAAGATTCAAATAAGCACGGATTTGTGCGGCAATGAATTCCTCGGCGCCGGGATAGGCCGGCAAATCCTATATTTCGGAGGCCCTGAGCAGCGCCTCGTCGCGGTCGTGGCGGATGTCTTCCGCCTCAGGCGCGGTCACCGCCGGCGCCGCCTCCTCCGGCGAAGCCTCGGCTTCGTCCCGTTCGCGCAACTGGCGGCGCCACAGCGCGGCATAGGCGCCGTCGAGGGCGAGGAGGCTTTCGTGGCTGCCGCGCTCTACGATCTTGCCCTTGTCGAGCACCAGGATTTCGTCGGCATGGACGATGGTCGACAGGCGATGGGCGATGACGATCGTGGTCCGCCCGCGCGCGGCTTCGTCGAGCGCGCCCTGGATGTCCCGCTCGGTCACGGTGTCGAGGGCGCTCGTCGCTTCGTCGAGCACGAGGATCGGCGGCGCCTTGAGCAAAGTGCGGGCGATGGCCACGCGCTGCTTTTCGCCGCCGGAAAGTTTCAGGCCGCGCTCGCCGACCTGGGCCTCATAGCCGCCCGGCGCGCTTTCGATGAATTTGTCGATCTGGGCGAGGCGGGCGGCCTCGCGCATCTCCTCTTCGGTCGCGTCGGGACGGCCATAGAGGAGATTGTAGCGGACGGTGTCGTTGAACAGCACATTGTCCTGCGGCA
This genomic interval from Candidatus Rhodoblastus alkanivorans contains the following:
- a CDS encoding P-II family nitrogen regulator gives rise to the protein MKLIIAIIKPFKLEELHAALTAHQVTGMTVSEVKGYGRQKGHKEIYRGAEYYVETIPKLKVEIAVAAEQADAIVETIMRTTRTGQIGDGKIFVVDVQRAYRIRTGETDQAAL